From a single Calothrix sp. NIES-2098 genomic region:
- a CDS encoding methyltransferase FkbM produces the protein MNTAVVFIIFNKPEITAQVFESIRQVKPPKLLVIADGSRPDYPDDVDNCAATRKIIEQVDWDCTILKNYSEENLGAKIRIATGLNWAFKQVEEAIILEYDCLPHPTFFPYCEELLDKYRHDQRIMTISGNNFQFGRRRTEDSYYFSCYPLIWGWATWRRAWQQYDLEMKHWLAIKNNNWLQDILDNSTAVRYWTNIFQTCYEGQIDTWDYPWTLTSWLQNGLTILPNVNLVSNIGFSTEAHNTKDIYSPFANHPTQAMEFPLKHPAFMIRDAQADKFTQQTQFHLSLTYRMKRKIREILDKSYLRLIKSS, from the coding sequence ATGAATACTGCTGTTGTTTTTATCATCTTTAATAAACCAGAGATTACAGCCCAAGTGTTTGAGTCTATTCGTCAGGTGAAACCTCCCAAACTATTAGTAATTGCTGATGGTTCTCGTCCAGATTACCCTGATGATGTAGACAACTGTGCTGCTACTCGCAAAATTATCGAGCAAGTTGATTGGGACTGCACAATCCTCAAAAACTACTCTGAGGAAAATTTAGGAGCAAAGATACGTATAGCCACAGGACTAAACTGGGCATTTAAGCAAGTAGAAGAAGCCATTATTCTTGAATATGATTGTTTACCACATCCAACATTTTTTCCCTATTGTGAGGAATTGTTAGATAAATATCGTCACGACCAACGCATTATGACAATCTCCGGCAATAATTTTCAATTTGGTCGTCGGCGTACCGAAGATAGCTATTACTTTTCTTGTTATCCCCTAATTTGGGGATGGGCAACTTGGCGTAGAGCATGGCAACAGTATGATTTAGAAATGAAACATTGGTTAGCCATCAAAAATAATAACTGGCTACAAGATATACTTGATAATTCAACTGCTGTTCGCTACTGGACTAATATTTTTCAAACTTGCTATGAAGGCCAAATTGATACTTGGGATTATCCTTGGACTTTGACATCTTGGCTACAAAATGGTTTAACAATTCTGCCAAATGTCAACTTAGTTTCTAACATTGGCTTTAGTACTGAGGCTCATAATACAAAAGATATTTACAGCCCCTTTGCTAATCATCCTACTCAAGCAATGGAATTTCCTCTCAAACATCCAGCGTTTATGATTCGTGATGCACAAGCCGATAAATTTACCCAGCAAACTCAATTTCATCTCAGCCTGACATATAGAATGAAACGCAAAATTAGAGAAATACTGGATAAGAGTTATTTACGATTAATAAAAAGCAGTTAA
- a CDS encoding lipopolysaccharide biosynthesis protein translates to MTNTSLNQGQMLNNSPQNAIDIKQLTTILFHRRYLILGISCAVMSVAILLAIFAKPKYQSSMQILVSSNLYEGVRSSNVQGSTDSEFTDPNFQVVDYTAQLKLMLSSKLIEKAVDLLRPNYPDITLEDIRGKKEKGEKSPLEVTQIEAGTGINKIPSQVFEVTFKDKDPLKAQRVLQALQTVYQNYNIEQQNERLHKGLSFVNARLPEVKKEVSQAEKNLEEFRRNHNLLDPEVQSKILLESLADIQKQLETTRAQLQDIRARQANLEQKMASSSQNAIVSSRLSQSTRYQTLLNEIQKTELALAQERLRYTENSPRIVNLKQQRQSQVALLRQEAGRSLGDKVTITPNPQQPLLTQGQMVGVDLKLVEEVIQVQTTSLGLLANEKSLVESEQRLRNELNKYPRLIAEYNRLLPEVQTNRKTLEQLLQAQQSLGLKIAQGGFDWQVLEAPDKGIYLGSGRLFLLGGGLIIGPILGIMAALIWELFHDVIYSARQFQRLTNLRLLGTIPNLGEGGLRKRLFKLAGNKQRTVTPLVETSPKLPYHENLDMVYQNLQILKYPLPFKSLMLTSTLAGEGKTTMTLGLAASAAHMHRRVLVIDANMEHPSLHKILELSNDWGLSLLLVDETNTPLTDYIQPIHPDIDVLTAGPTPEDTVKLLSSARMKELIELFEQTYDLVLIDAPAILDSVDARIVASLCNGIVLVGRIGQITQSELIQARDILSKLNLIGAIANDVKDSPKV, encoded by the coding sequence GTGACTAACACTAGTCTAAATCAAGGGCAAATGCTCAATAACTCTCCACAAAACGCCATTGACATCAAACAACTCACCACAATTCTGTTTCACAGACGTTATCTTATATTGGGTATTTCCTGTGCAGTGATGTCAGTTGCAATCCTGCTGGCTATCTTTGCCAAACCGAAGTATCAAAGTTCAATGCAAATACTGGTCAGTTCCAATTTATATGAAGGGGTACGCTCCAGTAACGTGCAGGGAAGTACAGACAGCGAGTTTACAGATCCCAACTTTCAAGTTGTAGATTACACGGCTCAGTTAAAATTAATGTTGAGTTCTAAGTTAATCGAGAAAGCTGTAGATTTGCTACGTCCTAATTATCCAGATATAACTCTAGAAGATATTCGAGGAAAAAAAGAAAAGGGTGAAAAATCACCTCTAGAAGTAACTCAAATAGAAGCGGGAACGGGAATTAATAAAATACCCAGTCAAGTATTTGAGGTAACTTTTAAAGATAAAGATCCCCTCAAAGCACAGAGAGTACTGCAAGCACTACAAACTGTTTATCAAAACTACAATATAGAACAACAAAACGAGCGTTTACATAAAGGACTGTCTTTTGTTAATGCTCGCTTACCCGAAGTCAAAAAAGAAGTTAGCCAAGCTGAAAAGAATTTAGAAGAATTCCGCAGAAATCATAATTTACTTGACCCAGAGGTACAAAGTAAAATTCTCTTGGAGTCTTTGGCAGACATTCAAAAACAATTAGAAACTACTCGCGCCCAGCTTCAAGATATACGAGCTCGTCAAGCAAACTTAGAGCAAAAAATGGCGTCTTCATCTCAGAACGCCATAGTTTCTTCGCGTTTGAGTCAATCAACACGCTACCAAACTCTATTAAATGAAATCCAAAAGACTGAACTAGCGCTAGCACAAGAACGGCTACGGTATACAGAGAACTCTCCAAGGATAGTAAATCTTAAGCAGCAACGCCAAAGTCAAGTAGCGCTACTGCGCCAAGAGGCGGGAAGATCCTTAGGAGATAAAGTGACAATTACACCTAATCCTCAACAACCGCTATTAACGCAAGGGCAGATGGTAGGGGTTGATTTAAAGCTAGTAGAAGAGGTAATTCAAGTCCAGACAACTTCTTTAGGACTGCTAGCTAACGAAAAAAGTTTAGTTGAATCCGAACAGCGACTGCGCAATGAACTGAACAAATATCCTCGCCTGATAGCTGAATATAATCGTCTGTTGCCAGAAGTACAAACAAATCGCAAAACCCTTGAACAACTGCTACAAGCGCAACAGTCTTTAGGGCTAAAAATTGCTCAGGGAGGATTTGATTGGCAAGTATTGGAAGCACCAGATAAGGGAATTTATCTAGGTAGTGGCAGATTATTTCTATTAGGTGGAGGATTAATTATCGGGCCGATTTTAGGTATTATGGCTGCCCTGATTTGGGAACTGTTTCATGATGTGATTTATTCGGCACGACAATTTCAAAGACTGACAAACCTGCGATTACTGGGAACCATACCAAATCTGGGCGAAGGTGGTTTAAGAAAGCGGCTGTTTAAGCTGGCTGGCAATAAGCAACGAACAGTAACTCCTTTAGTAGAAACTAGCCCTAAGTTGCCATATCACGAAAATTTGGATATGGTCTACCAAAATCTTCAAATATTAAAGTATCCTCTGCCTTTTAAATCGCTAATGTTGACTTCAACACTAGCTGGCGAAGGAAAAACTACTATGACTTTGGGGCTGGCGGCTAGCGCTGCTCATATGCACCGCCGAGTACTTGTGATTGATGCTAATATGGAGCATCCCAGCCTGCACAAAATTCTGGAACTTTCTAACGACTGGGGTTTATCTCTGTTATTAGTCGATGAAACTAATACCCCGCTTACAGATTACATTCAACCGATTCATCCAGATATTGACGTTTTGACTGCTGGCCCGACACCAGAAGATACAGTCAAGCTACTGAGTTCAGCACGGATGAAAGAGCTAATTGAGTTGTTTGAGCAAACCTACGATTTAGTGCTAATAGATGCTCCGGCAATTTTAGATTCAGTTGATGCCAGAATCGTTGCATCCTTATGTAATGGCATTGTATTGGTAGGGCGTATCGGTCAGATTACCCAAAGCGAACTAATTCAAGCTAGAGACATTTTGAGCAAGTTGAATTTAATTGGCGCGATCGCTAATGATGTCAAAGATTCCCCTAAGGTATAA